TATTCACTATCCCTTAAGAAAGAACAATACTCACAAAACTGCAACACATTGACAACCTTACCCTGATATAAACAAAGAAAGGCAAGGGCTCAAATTCCTACAATGTCAGCGTTCCCAAAATCACCCACATAactcctttaaaaaacaaatgaacatagttttttttttgcacaaaatTAGACACCAGTTGAAAAAATGGAAACTATCTTTGCTAATACAACTTTatcttagattattttttttctcagcaagaACCTCAAGGAATAGCACAGATGCAATGCTGTGTAAGAATTtaactttaaagaaatttttattctataatagAAGCAAGAAAAAACACTCCAAAAGCATACTACAGGTTGGGAAAGAAGTTTACATAAACATGTGAACTCAACAACGAAGAGTAAGTAAGCCAGGGGCTACATTCCTCAATAATCACAAATGTATAAGTGCATTTGTgctccttagttttttttttaaatagctctaAAGAGTGAGTGAATTCCTTGAAAGCATGTTATCAACTCCTCCGGGTATCCCAAAGAATTGCTCAAGCATTAATATTTTAGTGTTACTGTTATTAAGGgagaaagattttattattagttctattttttaaatgaagatactGAATTAGGTACTGGGTCGATCGAGGCTATTCACTGAATAagtaattaatataaaagatCAAAGCTAAATGATTATTAAAAAGCCACTTCTTCCCAGTTCATTTTGAGACAGCTTTTTCCAAATTCTCCTTTACAAGATACACAGTCTCACATCCTGCTCCACGAATAAAAAGTTCTATGTCTTAAAAGTTCAAGGGGACACTTTGTAGTGTGGACTCACAGTATGTATTAGAATGCTAAAGGCTCCAAGAAGTCTGGTAATAAAGAGAAATGCTTAACTTGGTTTAATCCGGAGCCTCATAAGCTTACTTAATAGTGGAAATGTTTTTTATGTTAGTATTAGTCAAACAAATTTACTGCTCAAGCAAAACATAAGCTCTGTGAAATGCTGCTCTGTAAGTCAAATGCAGTTGTTCCAAATACTTCAATGGCATTCCTTTAAATCAAATATCCTGGAtttgtttgtatatgtgtataacaCTGGCTAACAGAAGAATGAATCTATGGTGTGTGTATGTAACATAATTATCTTTTCCTAGTAATATATCTTTTCTGTTTGTGTTACCTTGAAATTACCATAAGCTGTAGAAGATAATGGGAATTGTGACCGACCACAACTCCAGTAgtcataaacaatataaaattgcCCTAAATGTGATCTTGGCACATATTTTGGTCACTATTATACTGTCTGGAACAAGAAAGATGACCagacatgaaataatttattcagcACTGGCTACACATTTTAAGAGCAATGTCAATAAATTGGAACTCTTCCCAAGGAGAACTGCATGTTCTTCCTAGATATTGAATCATTTGCAAACCATGGTCTGTGGGTAATAATTGAATGACTTAGGAAGAAGATGACGATGGTTATCAAACACTTGAACAGCAGTCACATGTGAAGGGATTCTTTGGGATCCATAGAATGAAGAGCCCTTAATTGTTACAGCTGTTCGAAATGGAATGAAATTATTCATGAAATGTTCATTAAGTATTAAAGGACAATTTATGAGAGGTGGTGTGAAGTGGACTCATGAAAGGGTACATATACTTATTTCTGCTACCCTTCACCATCAAACATAAATCAATTACAGGTGTTGGAGATGCAAAGGTGAATAAGAACACATAATTTACATTAGACTAAGGTGTCTTGTATGAGCACACCATTAGGTACTCAGAGTTTCATTTGGCAGAGTGTTCGGCATGGATTTGCATCACTTTTGTacataaaaggaaatgaattgtGTATTGCCAGATggtatttttcctctctcttattTCAAAGCTTCCGTCAGATTCTGTTAAGCACCTCACATGGCACGAGGTGGGGCACCATGACGTTCAAGGAAGTCGACTGCGTTGCCCAAGAGTAAGAGAAGGTAAGAGAACAAATGTGTCTATTCTTTGTGCACATGCCCTGAGTAGATGGTTTTATGGATTAAAATACATCActtgaaaaaaagatatttcttacaagtagaaagaatttttttcaagatcATGGAATTGTTAATTAGTGAAGCCACCTTTAAAAGCATATTGTAATACAGGGTCCAGTACAAATAGTGCttctttcttattataaaatttttattacaatatcataagcatgtaattctgtaacataacaatatcacactgaagcacagtATGTGACATTctgggtgaaatgttcaaatgagTGTATAGgttattacacctatattattacaCCAACCaaactcaagcaggccttacttctgccagaccctgtatctgattataaaaatagtaGATGTTCAGTATTAAATATTGGAAAACAGATAAAGAAGAACCTACAATTCAACTATCCAGAAATACtcattgtgtcttttatttccaaTTATGCTTTCCCTGAAAATCAtgaacatatgcatatatacttaACAAAATTGTATAAACAATTCTGAATAAGTGAAAaagtattttcacttattttaatattgtaagaATTAcccaaaacatatttataaaaaggtTGCATACATTTTCATCACCTGTATATTAAACTTATTTAACCAATGATCTTTTTgcaatttagttttatttactatatttcatGAGCATGGGCAACACTGCTACTTCAGTGGGTGACTTTAACCTGTTTCAATTCTATACTTTTTTTTGAAGCACTAAAAGAGAGTAAATAAATCAAGTCATctcactttatatttttactaaacattttaaatttggtAAAATAACCAACATTTAAATGTTCCTTTGTCATCTTCAGATTTTACAAGTGGATTAGTGAGACAGTGTGAAGAACCATGATCTGCAGCCCTTCATACGTATAATTTGATTAGGATTagtaaattatagttttatttctataaGTAGCTTTTAATAGATGATAAATTATGTAGGAACAGAGACTGTgcatttttcatgtctttttttgcATCCTCCATAAGCTGATGACATAATATTAGACATAATTCTTGCTTTAGTGAGTATTTAGTTTCTATAAAACACCCAATATCTTGGCTATCTTCCATCTGTATTTTCAGACTGGCAACTATATTGTGCAATTATATTGTCCAATTATTACGCTGGCTTAGAAAAAGTTGTTATAAATATGTTTACCTGCTTATTTTCCCCTCAGTTGCATTACTTGACTCACACAGTGCCTTTTGTCTCTTAGTCAAACTCAGTTGACAAAGGTAGACTAAAACACATCGCTTTCTGAAACTTCGAGGAAAATTCTTCTGTTTTAACTCTGTAAGTTTTATTTGCAACTAAGTAATGACTcctaatattgttaaaaatattgataGATAGTTAAACTAGAGGAAATTTAGGTTTGTCCTTTGGAGACCTTTGAGagaatattatttcaaaaacaagaaaatatgggtaattataaagaaagaagaccagagaaggagagagagtgagtgtCACGTGTAAGGAATTcatcagcaaaaggaaaacagggCTACCTCAGGAACTAAAGTGGGTTGAGTTCAGTTGGTTCTTAAACTTTAGTTAAACTGCtgtgtgaaaatgcagattcctgggccatACTCCCCCCAAATCTGATGTAGTTAGCATGGAGCGGGGCCCCAGTGTCTGCACTTGTAAAAATGATCACAGGAAATTACATTGCAGATTATCTCATTTCTATACAATGAATAACACTAGTTTAGGAGatttggaggaagggagagaaggaagaaatttgGATAGAAAGTCAACAGATTGGTAAAAGGGTACTGGCATAGGGTATGTATGAGGGAGATAGTTGATGATTGTGGCAGCCTcactgaagagaaaagaaattgtaACCCGAGCAGAGGTGGAGAGTGAGGTTTAGAGAGGATTGCAGAATTGAAGAAATTGCAGGGGATGACCAGAGAATAGAAGTAGGAGTAAATGTAGGAGCAAGCTAAAAATAAGCCTGTGTAAAGAGAGTCCAATGGTCATCCTCCTTCCCTGATTTAAGCAGCCAGGTCATGTGTGGAGGTCATCTCTTAGCAAAACCAATCCCACATAATGACCCCAGTGGTCATTCATGCAGAGGACATCATTGCTGTGCAGAGATAAGACACATTTTCCTGCCATACATCATTAACAACACCCAATCTCTGGCCAAGTGAGTAGTCATAAAAGGAATGGAGCATGATCTAGGGGATGCAAAACACTGGAAAATTCCATCACCTCCAACCATGGAGAAAATAGTTGTCCCTTGTTCATAATTTTAAggagtttttttttgtgtgtgtgtgtgcatgtgtgtgatggAGAACAAGCACTTTTCAGAAGCATCTTGACAAAAATTACCTTCCTCTTAGCTTAGATCCTGAAAGACCCTTTAAAACGACTTCAGTTGGGGATCAACTGCCCCAGTTGTAAATCCAGGAAGAGTTCCCAAGAAAAGAAAGGTTGTCTGGTGTGTGATAAACAGCAATTTCCCAAGACTTTCATAGCCTTTCATTGAAAGATCAAGACTGACTTAACTCTCCCCAATTAACTCAAGCAAAAGAGCAAATTGTTGGCAGAATCCTTGTAAAGAATAAATGCTTTCAGTCTGAAAAGGCCCCAGCAAGTCAGTTCAAGTCACTGATGCTACAAATGACAAACCCAGCGAGGAGACCTGGAACAATAGCAGTAGGAGCAGGGAGAAGCCAACAAACACCCTTGGGCTGTCAGATACTCCAGACTGCCGTTCTCAACTGCTAAGAAATATCTTCAATGACTAACTAAGTCTGAGGGAAAAAACCCAGTTTAATGCAACTCCTTACAGTGGAGATGACCTTTGGCCTCCCACTTCAAAGAAAACTTTGAAAGCcgctttaaaaaaagtaattgaaaGAGCAGAAGATCAATAGAAGTCAAGCAAACAATACAGGGCAGAGTTAAATAAACTCGGGAGTATGTGTCTATTGCACAAAGAAAGTTaccaaatttgggggtgggtgTTAAAGGCAATAGAGCCAAAGATCTCCCCAGTCAATTAGGTGATTGTTCCGGTTTTTCTAATTCTGTGACCTTTAATTCTAATCATCCTAGTAAATGAAGAAGATAATTTCCTAACACAGgaatgttttatttgtaaattggTTGAGATACTGCCACCTTCAGGATTAAGTTATTTCCTGGATGGCAAATAGTACAGTTCATTATGAGACAAATGCCTGAAAAGGCAGGTAACACCTTGGCTTCCACCTGTGCCTAATGAAATAACTGATGTTCAtgtcaaaataatgaaatactggAGTCTTTTTCTGATTGCCTTCCGTAAATCTTTTCACGAATGGACTCCATCTCCCATCTGAGCCCAGACAAACCTGCCACAAAACAAAGTTTGTTCCTGATGCCTTTGGTATCctctttctggtgttttttttttttccacttttgaaATGAGAGGAATCATACATTCCAGGAAAGTAGGATATTAGAAGTATGTACCAAGGAGACCAGGTATGACTCAAAGGAATACAGTCTGTTAGAGTGGGGAGGAAACTGAAATCACTTAGTATAGGATTGACTGCTGTCAGGGGCCTGATTGACATAATAACAGAATGAGTTCATATGCTACCCCAGACAACAGGGGCATATGGCAATGAGAAAGCATATGTTGGTTTAGAATAGCATTTTGATATTAGAGAAGtattagaaatctatttttcatatagcattataaaaatgaaacaaattttttcTCATCCAATTCAACTCGATAAGCCCTTGGTTCCAGTCTTCCGTGTATTTCAGCACCCGTGAAAAGCAGaagctcagaaaattaaaattaggcACCTGAAGTCAACAATGCCCTAGGACCcgaccccaaactggaaacagggTACCCTTCCCTATCCCTGGGAGTTTTGTGCGAACTTAATTTGGAGGGCAGTAAGGTTGGCAAAGAGTGGGAAATGAACTTGGCAATGGAGATTGGTGAGGCTGTGGGAAACCTTGCTGGACAAGCTAGGACATTGCATCTTTCTTTGATAGGCGACAAGGCATTTCTGAATTGTTTTGAACATGTGAGTCCCATGGTGAAGCTGTAGTTTAAAGAAGGCTGTATTACAATTTGcatcatttattttgaaagagagaacACTGCAAACAAGGAGATCCAAGGGAAAGTTACATTCAGGTAGGAAAATAGGAGGATCTGGATGTTGACAAGGAAGGGAAGAGTCTCAAGGGGAAAATGCTAATTaaattgagataaaaaaaaagaaaagtcaggagTGACTTTGCATCCCCaaatagaaaattatacaaaGATTAAAGTCGCTATGCTGTTGATTTTTCCATTTGCCTGGGCTAGAAATAATTCATGTAGGTTAAAGGTTAACTCCCTTTGTTACTGCCCACACTATTCGGGCATTATATGCATCAAATCTTGATTCCCTCAAACCAAATATTGAGTGGAAGTGTGGAACAACAGGTCAAATACCAAGTGAAGGTGTAAGTCCTGTCGCCCTATACCTACTTCCAGGACCTTCCCTTGTGATTTTTGCCTAGGACCCCCTGCAGAAGAGCTCCTCTTCACACAGGATGAGGGGGCCTTGCCTCCACGGAAAAGAGTCTGTGAAAAAAGGCGATGGGAAACATGGCTGCAAGAAAACTGGGAGGATTGCAAGGTCAGAGCTAAAAATAAGCAGGAAAAAGAACCTATTTTCCTCATTGATTAAATCATGGCACTTTTTAAAGGGCAGTTACCTGGATAAATACTTTAAGCATCTCTTCCCAGTggggggccaaacccacaacctgggctcCTGCCCTGACCAGCATTTGAACTGACAACTTTCCGCTCTTCAGAATGACACTGAACCAAGGGGGCCATGCCCCTCAGGGCCCTTTGTGATCTTTTGAAACATAGAGATATctgtatttccttaaaaatagtaaattactttgcttcaaatttttaaaaagcattgtcattttattcaataatttttattgacaGAAATTGATGGTAAGATTGtggaaataaaaaagttaaattgaCTTTTAGTAATAGAATTTTCAAGAACATTGCTACTACTGAGaagaattttaatttcctttacatCAAAGTTGACTgatcttaaaagtaaaaatgaaatatcataacaattttttatctatttttaaagaaaacaaggaataaaaaataaaataaaatttcaactatCTTTGAAATATACCAAGTATGTTTTGGGTATGTATCTCTAGTTGTTTTGAAACAAaatcatagttttcatcttttgAATGATGATATCTTActctgaaatttttataaatgtgatttttttttagtatttccaAGGGGACTAAAGATAACTAATCATTTAAATCAGTAATTTCCAAATAAAGCTTTACCCCTTTACCACTAGAGAATTTCAGAATCTGTCTGAGGACCCAGTctcaccccctcaccctccaCCTTGGGGGTTGTTTTAATCAGTGTTCACTCAGGATACTCACCTGCACCACCTTGAGAACCTCTGCGACATGACTGTGAGTGTTTggatgtgtgagtgtgtgagaggaCAAGGGAAGGTGACAACGATTGTTTAAATAGCATATCCAATATACTCTTGGTtaataactctttttaaaagttgacaaacaacttgctttttctttctgtttttcccttcagaatttgaacatttcatttcAGGATTTGGGGGACCCTTATCAAGTGACAAATTTTAACAGGATTCTTAGAAGACTAATTCGAGTCGAAACCCTCTGGTTAGTGGATAACTCACTGGTGGATTTAAGTGCCATAAGATTGCCAAGGTATCTGCCTCCTAGAATGTCCAGTTACTACAACAAAATCAAATCTTTGCTGTTTGTGGACATGGGACTGTGACCACTGTCTGCCCACATTGTGGTTCACCTCATGTGATCAGGTCTTAGAGCTCATGGTGCTAAATGTTGCCTGGGTAAGGCAAAAAGGCAAATATATGTATCAAAATGTCACACTTTAGAGAGGAGAAatctattattttccaaatgaatattGTTATTATCAATATTTAGGGGAGTAATTTGTAATGATAGAATCACATTGGCATTAAAAACTGCCATCTCTTCCATTATAAACTAGAAGTGCAATTACATTACATATACACTGTTATTGTAAGACAGCAATTTTTAGTCATATTTCCTATCAGCAacaccccccaaaaatggaattatcttctattATTCCTTCTATTATATTAGAAGGCAGGTCCCTTCTATTACAGGCTTCCCCAACTAGGACAGTGTTCTAGGAAACCATATgaatcagtgcaccagctggcatggttgtgagaggctgcattcagcttcagtgaatcttTTTTTGAGACTCTCGGTAGGTTTGCCCATTTCTGATGGGTGATTAAcgagctcacctgcccacactgtacTGACTGTTCAGCAGGTTTTGAATAAAAGTGGCAttacccccatgccccaccctccctattcacctaatcttgccccaagtgactttttttgtttgtttcctgggatgaaaaagtcctcaaaggggaacgttttgctgatgtggaagaggtaaaacaaaaaaaagcagaagcaataaaaggaatcaaaatcaatgagttcaaaaactgttttgagcagtgggaaaagcTTCAATAATTGAGCAgttcaaatggagagtactttgaaggtgactgaagtttgaatATGTAAGAAtagatacataatttttaataaataaattctgggttttttctttcttttttttgtcccccccccaccccttttgtGTTGAGTACTAGTAGGGAAAAATCTGTAGGTAGTTGATGGAAATCTTAGCTCAGGGTCATATTTTAATGGAGGAGTGGTGTTAGCAATAAGAACAGtgacagaaacaaacataaaaagttttaaatatatggaCTTCTTAGTCCTTCAAGGATCCCAAGATAAGCTACATCTCTGCTCTGGATTGCTTGAGAACCCTTTTAGTGGCGAGCTGCGATCTGCTTCACTAGGCAGAATGGGTTGCTGGGGTCAGCTTTGGTCATGGCAGACAGTCCTAGGGaaaaattaggagacaaaaaaaattgagCAATCACACATTTCTTGTCCTAAGAAgaccttttggttttcttttatataagagggtgtttttttctgatctaaaatgttattttctcaatATAGAATTTAAGTGCAGcccagtagaaaaaaaataactataatctCACAATTTAGTGGCAGTACTCTTCACACGTTTTTATGTTTCTCCATGAGAACGTTTCAGGACTAAAATTATATGCAGTCATTCACTCTTTCAGAGCCTACTGAGGATCCACCATGGGCCAGAAAAGACAACAGATTCCTACGTTCAGCAAGCTTACATTATCATATGTCCTGCTTATTTTCtcctaatattttaatgtaaatatttctcttttcttacaaATGTCGCCTGTAGGAAACATCACTGTCCCTCCTTTGAGGGGTTATGTTCTAGGTGTGTCATACATACTAGCCCTATGCAAGACTGGGGCGTTAATTGTCCTCATGAGGAGACAAATGATGAGGTGTTTATATTTTGTATTCAGCTGCAGAGTGTTAAACATGAATAGAAACCATCTCACATCTTTCAAGCAATTACCAAAGATACCACAGATACAGCATTTATCCTTGGCTGAGAACCACATTGAGACTCTCACCGGGCTCTCCTGTTTGCAGCACACTCCGCTAGAATCCCTTGTGCTCAAGAGGAACCcttgtgaattttaccaaaattaCCGGAAACGGTAAGATCACAAGTGCCTTAAGTCCGCTTTTTGTACTTCACTGAATATCTAGTATAAATTAGATGTTTAATGCTTCTAATCACACCTAAAGAActttgaactgatttttttttgtctttaaaaaatctttactaCACTTTTTTGTTAATTTGCAATTGCTGTACAAATTTTAGGCTCCTCTTATTATGTGActttacatatacaaatatgCTTCATTTTAGATGCTCAGATcctatgcattttctttcataatgttttataggtattatgttttttgaaaaattctaaatataaattccTATCAAGGCCCATGTGACAATCTCATAAATTGTTtattctctggttttattttcactCCTTTGGGCCACAGGGCACCATTAAGTGAATACAAAGAAGTAATTGATTCAATCTACTCTAGTGGTTGAAAGAGCTTGAAAACATGCCAAGAATAagccatttttattcctttttcactATTCAGAACATTCTTAATGATAGTAATGGAATCTAAACAAACTTGGACTGTGCACCAAATAAAATGACTACCTATTTATTGCCAGCTAATTTTCAGCACCAGTATTAGTGTACTTACAGGCATTATAAGGATATAAACAAGGAACTGAGTTCTTGACCCTGTATCTGTCCCCATCTGACCACAAATCATCTCATCTCTCACTTTGAACTTGCTATACGAAGGTTCAGATCATCTCTAGGTTATACTCCTGTCCCATGATTATAGTGCTTTATCTACATCCAATTTCAATAGAACACATGGTTCTCATtacctttctttctcactctacCATTTCCCCATGACAGCAACTGTAACCCAGAGGTCTGTATAATATTAGACTCTTCAACTCCTGATGTACAGTGAAAAATTATCAACATAAAAATTCTAATATCTGTTGTTACTACATAAATTCCATTCCTGCAGCTGTCTCCCTTATGACTGCCCTCTGAGAGcaaaatttcatgttatgtgttAATAAATTCCCAAAGTGCTTTTACATAATTGAAAACTAGCAGCAGATTTGCTTTCATATTTAACTATAATAGTGTTTTGAAGttcaaaatcatattttctaCAGTCAGAGGAGGTTTAGCTGGACATTTTAACATTATtcataaaaaatcacattttcagtcataaaaataatttattactaCTATATGTCATTTTTGTTAATTGATATGTGagattttataaaacactttagTCCCAACTCCATCACTTGTCTCCCTTCAAAGAATGCCTTACAACAATAGTATTAAGATTAATTGTCTGGAATCTGATATGCCCTGAGGTCTCACTGTAAATCTGTCTTCAAAATTCATGATGTGGTATAGAGTTATGTGGGAATGAAGGATATAATGAGGTTCTTACTTTTCCAGTATTAAGTCTATTGGATTGAGTCCAAAGTAGATATACACTGACATTCAAACTATAAAAAGCAAGGGTGTATTGATTTAGGTAGCACAGGATTACTTTAAACAGAAAGATGTGGCCATTTTAAAGTTTGAGGGAAGGATTTAAGTATCCACTCCTGCTGAGGAACTCCTGCTGAAGTCCAAAGTTTATACAAATTGGGATTTAATTGCCTAGCCAAAAGCCACACTTTGAGCATTATAACAGACATTGTATGTCAACCCAATGACATATAACCCATTTGTCATTGGGTATCTTTGTGTTGAGGATTTGAGCCAGACCTTCAATGACCTTCTACATTATGATCAGAATTATTTAACTATGAATTTTCTTGATCACTTTCACCTAAAATTGTGactgtctttcccttcctcttttgtTTCAGATCCTCCAATAAGAGGACAGCACAATTCAAAAGTGAAAGGACTTAATGATAGAGCTAATAGTGTAAGTCCCAGTAGGCAGAGGTCATCCCCACTTCTCAgaatacccacaagcaaactctTCTGCCATTTTTCAAAAGTCAGTGTGATATTAGTTCAGcatagtttgattttttaaaaagaagtagtgACTAGAATTTCCTGCCAGCTAAGTCTTAACATTGGAGTCAGAAGACTTAGATTTTATCCT
The sequence above is a segment of the Phyllostomus discolor isolate MPI-MPIP mPhyDis1 chromosome 2, mPhyDis1.pri.v3, whole genome shotgun sequence genome. Coding sequences within it:
- the LOC118498215 gene encoding uncharacterized protein LOC118498215, with the protein product MVFFLSLISKLPSDSVKHLTWHEVGHHDVQGSRLRCPRVREGPPAEELLFTQDEGALPPRKRVCEKRRWETWLQENWEDCKNLNISFQDLGDPYQVTNFNRILRRLIRVETLWLVDNSLVDLSAIRLPSCRVLNMNRNHLTSFKQLPKIPQIQHLSLAENHIETLTGLSCLQHTPLESLVLKRNPCEFYQNYRKRVFSCLPNLKMLDGIPKLPEDSPSPETNIFSNLCIVS